The Fusobacterium necrophorum subsp. necrophorum genome has a window encoding:
- a CDS encoding DUF4304 domain-containing protein, with product MEELTTKEFHEIYKKYFKEYFDKPLKKDGYYKKGSITFYKVNKLMMIETINFQRHYDRVTVNFGVSPLWCGALKGAMSIGGRINVFSKEKSHWRYQWWDLRNEEEIKNSMAEILELIQTGLYKWFKEKEEEENIIESLKEAYFDKIHEYMFLATAMAKFKRYDEILPYIEKVKEEYKEGYSKEERDRIKWLKELFKEVLLLEEKVKEGHEAIDDYIVKRERQSLMELGLEKLIKD from the coding sequence ATGGAAGAATTAACAACAAAGGAATTTCATGAAATTTATAAAAAATATTTTAAAGAATATTTCGACAAGCCATTAAAAAAAGATGGATATTATAAAAAGGGAAGTATTACATTTTATAAAGTAAATAAATTAATGATGATTGAAACAATAAATTTTCAAAGACATTATGATAGAGTAACCGTTAATTTTGGAGTATCACCATTATGGTGTGGCGCATTAAAAGGAGCTATGAGTATAGGAGGAAGAATTAACGTATTTTCAAAAGAGAAATCTCATTGGAGATATCAATGGTGGGATTTAAGAAATGAAGAGGAAATAAAAAATAGTATGGCAGAAATACTGGAATTAATTCAAACTGGTTTATACAAATGGTTTAAAGAAAAAGAAGAGGAAGAAAACATAATAGAAAGTCTGAAAGAAGCATATTTTGATAAGATACATGAATATATGTTTTTAGCAACAGCTATGGCAAAGTTTAAAAGATATGATGAAATATTACCCTATATTGAAAAAGTGAAAGAAGAATATAAAGAAGGATATTCGAAAGAAGAAAGAGATAGAATAAAATGGTTGAAAGAACTTTTTAAGGAAGTATTGTTGCTTGAGGAAAAAGTGAAAGAAGGTCATGAAGCAATAGATGACTATATAGTCAAAAGAGAGAGGCAATCTCTGATGGAATTAGGATTAGAAAAATTGATCAAAGATTAG
- a CDS encoding ribonuclease domain-containing protein: MRGNRGEISDYTSKPNYFMKTNDKEWAETEDGKKKIAIADSKIDSFNKNNPDREYYKIIDGRKKEVLIASNPKAKSYWYHLGKSFSAPFRTEGYGINVHPNSSFTEDVKELTGIVFRGLNDLSKPFTLGIGSKLGDEKGRIRKGSNQYGTKEEVEERQALLKNSLESAIDMVVTSVTIPLTIKGISKGKEIVNNYKLNNSLKELNYPAHNAANYVKLKEQYRVSELANDVVDSIAKTGRLPNNYMTKDQAKVLGWSEGKALNNYAPGKAIGGDVFNNSTRILPIKNGRIWYEADVGIDYKMSRSNFKNPGYRILYSSDGLIYGTYDHYETVFPILP; this comes from the coding sequence ATGAGAGGAAACAGAGGAGAAATCAGTGATTATACTTCCAAGCCGAATTATTTTATGAAGACGAATGATAAAGAATGGGCAGAAACAGAGGATGGAAAGAAAAAAATAGCAATCGCAGATTCTAAAATAGACTCATTCAATAAAAATAATCCAGATAGAGAGTATTACAAAATAATAGATGGAAGAAAAAAAGAAGTACTTATCGCGAGTAATCCCAAAGCAAAATCATATTGGTATCATCTTGGAAAAAGTTTTTCAGCACCATTTAGAACGGAAGGTTATGGAATTAATGTGCATCCTAATAGTAGTTTTACAGAGGATGTAAAAGAATTAACAGGGATTGTATTTAGAGGTCTAAATGATCTTTCCAAGCCATTTACTTTAGGAATAGGTTCAAAATTAGGAGATGAAAAGGGAAGAATAAGAAAGGGAAGTAATCAATATGGGACAAAAGAAGAAGTAGAAGAAAGGCAAGCACTTCTAAAGAATTCCCTTGAATCAGCAATCGATATGGTAGTAACTTCCGTAACGATACCATTAACTATAAAGGGGATTTCTAAAGGGAAAGAAATAGTTAATAACTATAAATTAAATAATTCTCTAAAAGAATTAAATTATCCTGCTCATAATGCAGCAAATTATGTCAAATTAAAAGAACAATATAGAGTCAGTGAATTAGCCAATGATGTAGTAGATAGTATTGCTAAAACAGGGAGATTACCAAATAATTATATGACTAAAGATCAAGCAAAAGTACTAGGATGGTCGGAAGGAAAAGCATTAAATAATTATGCTCCTGGAAAGGCTATAGGAGGAGATGTTTTTAATAATTCTACTAGGATTTTACCAATAAAAAATGGAAGAATATGGTATGAAGCTGATGTGGGAATTGACTATAAAATGAGTCGTTCAAATTTTAAAAATCCAGGTTATAGAATTCTATATTCAAGTGATGGATTGATATATGGAACATATGATCACTATGAAACTGTATTCCCTATTTTGCCTTAA
- a CDS encoding barstar family protein: MKYIRIICLYLKKYISDKQFENIFYQDIDGFKNILEEDIYWNILSSNFNKKEDIISINTYLYNYVLKNYKLIYDEISDAYIENLIKSNENNIVIGILKKRYEQKKEVLINCYEINNKLELIYSIKKALNFPQHCGSNWNAIEDFIYDIILPKKIILYNWNNIKEKLPQDAIILTRILDKINPIYCTILYD; encoded by the coding sequence ATGAAGTATATTAGGATTATTTGTTTATATTTAAAAAAATATATTTCAGATAAACAATTTGAAAATATTTTTTACCAAGATATAGATGGTTTTAAGAATATTTTAGAAGAAGATATATATTGGAACATTTTATCTTCAAACTTTAATAAAAAGGAAGATATTATTAGTATAAATACATATTTATATAATTATGTATTAAAAAACTATAAATTAATATATGATGAAATAAGTGATGCATATATAGAAAATTTAATTAAATCTAATGAAAATAATATAGTCATAGGTATTTTAAAAAAGAGATATGAACAAAAGAAAGAAGTTTTGATAAATTGTTACGAGATTAATAACAAGTTAGAATTAATTTATTCTATCAAAAAAGCTCTAAATTTTCCTCAGCATTGTGGTAGTAATTGGAATGCAATCGAAGATTTTATTTATGATATTATTCTTCCTAAAAAAATTATTTTATACAATTGGAATAATATAAAAGAAAAACTACCTCAAGATGCAATAATTTTAACAAGAATTTTAGATAAAATAAATCCAATATATTGTACAATTTTATATGATTAA
- a CDS encoding CPCC family cysteine-rich protein, protein MIKNKGRIIKEIKFKETNYEKKKCPYCGYVTINNTDEVIVDICEVCYWQYDEVSEEKPNEIIGPNRVSLNTARKNYKLFGASEECFKI, encoded by the coding sequence ATGATTAAAAATAAAGGAAGAATAATAAAAGAAATAAAATTTAAGGAGACCAACTATGAAAAGAAAAAATGTCCATATTGTGGCTATGTAACCATCAATAATACAGATGAAGTAATTGTAGATATTTGTGAAGTTTGCTATTGGCAGTATGATGAAGTGTCAGAGGAGAAACCTAATGAAATTATTGGACCAAATAGAGTGTCATTAAATACTGCTAGGAAAAATTACAAATTGTTTGGAGCTTCAGAAGAATGTTTTAAAATATAG
- a CDS encoding hemagglutinin repeat-containing protein, producing MNYNHGFQAEANAVSISASKSKMNSNGTTYQNGRFVNVNEVHNNTKNMMLSGFHQEGGSVTGKIENLTMESKQNTSTTKGSTKGGSLGISPSGIPSGSVKDSKTKGERKVVDSPTIFLIGDGSQLKVGKVENTAGAIGTTGSGKLSMDEYIGHNLENVEKSKTKGGSIGISTIGGTGHNYSSYEGIYAIDDLNLRKKFIDKDNNLHLALFDPNDWNKIEKNENYKRS from the coding sequence ATTAACTACAATCATGGTTTTCAAGCAGAAGCCAATGCAGTCAGTATTTCCGCTTCAAAATCTAAAATGAATAGCAATGGAACTACTTACCAAAATGGTAGATTTGTCAATGTCAATGAAGTACATAACAATACCAAGAATATGATGTTATCAGGCTTTCATCAAGAAGGGGGAAGCGTTACAGGAAAGATAGAAAACCTTACGATGGAAAGTAAACAAAATACCTCTACTACCAAAGGAAGCACAAAAGGTGGAAGTTTGGGTATTTCACCAAGCGGAATACCATCAGGAAGTGTAAAGGATTCTAAAACAAAGGGAGAAAGAAAAGTGGTAGACAGTCCTACTATATTCTTAATAGGAGATGGAAGTCAATTAAAAGTAGGAAAGGTAGAAAATACAGCAGGGGCGATAGGCACAACCGGAAGTGGAAAATTATCTATGGATGAATATATAGGACATAACCTAGAAAATGTAGAAAAATCAAAAACCAAAGGTGGCTCAATAGGAATATCCACTATAGGAGGAACAGGACACAATTATAGTTCGTATGAAGGAATTTATGCAATTGATGATTTAAATTTAAGAAAAAAATTTATTGATAAAGATAATAATCTTCATCTTGCACTATTTGATCCTAACGATTGGAATAAAATAGAAAAAAATGAAAACTATAAAAGAAGTTGA
- a CDS encoding 4Fe-4S binding protein — protein sequence MHVIDKETCIGCGACEGVCPVSTISATDDGKYEVGDACVDCGACAAGCPVSAISAQ from the coding sequence ATGCACGTAATTGACAAAGAAACTTGTATCGGATGTGGAGCTTGTGAAGGTGTTTGCCCAGTATCAACTATTTCAGCAACTGATGATGGAAAATATGAAGTAGGAGATGCTTGTGTTGATTGTGGAGCTTGTGCAGCAGGATGTCCAGTATCAGCAATCTCAGCTCAATAA
- the dusB gene encoding tRNA dihydrouridine synthase DusB, with the protein MKKIFIAPIAGVTDYTYRGILEEFQPDLLFTEMVSSDALAALNDKTISQILRLRSGNGVQLFGKDTEKMIYSAKYIEKLGVKNIDINAGCPMKRVVHSGHGSALLKSPEKIKEILFTLREQLEESTKLSIKIRVGYDRPENYLQIAKIAEEAGCSHITVHGRTRAQLYTGLADWSLIKEIKEHVTIPVIGNGDIFTAEAAKEKIEDSGVDGVMLARGIFGNPWLIRDIREMLQYGEVKTKVSTEDKIDMAIHHILKTEEDNPQREFVFDVRKHICWYLKGIPHSAEYKNRINQSTDYKAVVQLLQELKEKIKGESQWHQKPL; encoded by the coding sequence ATGAAAAAAATATTTATCGCTCCCATTGCAGGAGTGACGGATTATACATATCGAGGAATTTTAGAGGAGTTTCAACCTGATTTATTGTTTACGGAAATGGTAAGTTCCGATGCCCTAGCGGCATTAAATGATAAGACAATTTCACAAATTTTGCGTTTGCGTTCCGGGAATGGAGTACAGCTATTTGGAAAAGATACGGAAAAAATGATATATAGTGCAAAATATATAGAAAAATTGGGAGTCAAAAATATTGACATCAATGCGGGTTGCCCTATGAAAAGAGTTGTACATTCGGGTCACGGATCCGCTTTGTTGAAATCTCCCGAAAAAATCAAAGAGATTTTATTTACCTTACGGGAACAATTAGAAGAAAGTACAAAGCTATCCATTAAAATTCGAGTTGGTTATGACAGACCGGAGAACTATCTGCAGATTGCAAAAATTGCAGAAGAAGCGGGATGTAGCCATATTACAGTACATGGAAGAACGAGGGCACAATTATATACCGGCTTGGCGGATTGGTCCCTTATTAAAGAAATCAAAGAACATGTTACCATTCCCGTGATTGGAAATGGAGATATTTTTACGGCGGAAGCTGCCAAGGAGAAAATAGAAGACTCCGGAGTGGACGGAGTGATGTTGGCTCGAGGGATTTTCGGAAATCCATGGTTGATTCGTGATATTCGGGAAATGCTTCAATACGGAGAAGTCAAAACGAAAGTGAGTACGGAAGATAAAATAGATATGGCAATTCATCATATTTTGAAAACGGAAGAAGATAATCCGCAGAGAGAGTTTGTTTTCGATGTCAGAAAACATATTTGTTGGTATTTAAAAGGGATTCCTCACTCCGCAGAATATAAGAATCGGATCAATCAAAGTACGGACTACAAAGCAGTTGTTCAACTACTACAGGAATTAAAAGAAAAAATCAAAGGAGAATCGCAGTGGCATCAGAAACCCCTTTAA